Proteins found in one Candidatus Methylomirabilis sp. genomic segment:
- a CDS encoding transposase: MEGSVPRPPRYSVIGVPQHVIQRGNNRQPTFFTEDDFRFYLECLTAATTTHDCEVHAYVLMTNHVHLLMTPCRTNAIAKVIQSIGRRYVRYINATYRRSGTLWEGRYKASVVESETYLLVCSRYIELNPVRSKLVADPADYPWSSYHWHALGKSNPLITDHSAYLALGTTHEARHQAYWGLVRDRLDPAWLQEIRETVNQCRVLGTERFKDEIEALLSRRVRPGKAGRPKTRLEPKVEIPV, translated from the coding sequence GGGGCAACAACCGACAGCCGACATTCTTTACCGAGGACGACTTCCGGTTTTATCTGGAATGTCTCACCGCGGCTACCACCACCCATGACTGCGAGGTCCATGCGTATGTGCTCATGACGAATCACGTGCACCTGCTAATGACCCCGTGTCGGACGAATGCCATTGCCAAGGTGATCCAGTCCATTGGTCGCCGGTATGTGCGATACATCAACGCGACCTACCGGCGGTCGGGGACGCTCTGGGAAGGCCGCTATAAGGCCAGCGTCGTCGAGTCAGAAACATACTTGCTCGTGTGCTCCCGGTATATTGAGCTCAACCCGGTGCGCTCCAAGCTGGTAGCCGATCCTGCAGACTACCCATGGTCCAGCTACCACTGGCATGCCCTCGGGAAGAGCAATCCCTTGATTACCGACCATTCAGCGTATCTGGCTTTGGGGACTACCCACGAAGCGCGCCACCAGGCCTATTGGGGGCTCGTCCGTGATCGGTTGGATCCGGCGTGGCTGCAGGAGATCCGGGAGACCGTGAACCAGTGCCGAGTCCTAGGAACCGAGCGCTTCAAAGACGAGATCGAAGCTCTGCTGTCACGGCGGGTACGGCCCGGGAAGGCCGGGAGACCGAAGACAAGGCTGGAACCGAAAGTAGAAATTCCAGTCTGA
- the tsaE gene encoding tRNA (adenosine(37)-N6)-threonylcarbamoyltransferase complex ATPase subunit type 1 TsaE — protein sequence MKAAPSSFRSRSPAATRAAAAALGRLATPGTVICLRGPLGSGKTVFVQGLARGLGVGRTQQVRSPTFTLLHEYAGRLPLFHWDLYRIRSAEEWAELGWEEVCGGPGVAVLEWADRAGPALPPDRVEVALAFVGPRERRLTVRAMGHHSRALLRAWHAARPL from the coding sequence ATGAAGGCCGCCCCCTCCTCCTTCCGCTCTCGCTCGCCCGCGGCCACCCGCGCCGCGGCTGCGGCCCTCGGCCGCCTGGCGACACCCGGCACCGTCATCTGTCTGCGGGGGCCCCTCGGGTCGGGCAAGACGGTGTTCGTCCAGGGGCTGGCGCGAGGGCTCGGCGTCGGGCGCACCCAGCAGGTCCGGAGCCCCACCTTCACGCTCCTGCACGAGTACGCCGGCCGCCTCCCGCTCTTCCACTGGGACCTGTACCGCATCCGCTCGGCCGAGGAGTGGGCGGAACTCGGCTGGGAGGAGGTGTGCGGCGGGCCGGGGGTGGCGGTCCTGGAGTGGGCGGACCGGGCCGGGCCGGCCCTGCCGCCCGACCGGGTGGAGGTGGCGCTGGCGTTCGTGGGTCCCCGGGAGCGACGACTCACGGTGCGCGCCATGGGCCACCATTCGCGGGCACTCCTGCGCGCGTGGCACGCCGCCCGCCCCTTGTAG
- a CDS encoding trypsin-like peptidase domain-containing protein: MRTPIRSHSPLRLPMVVVAALLGVALLRPGASAAPLFTEGAGAGQAPPDLRGLNLALTGLVRQVRPAVVRIGVTNGPVAERPTPEQSPAPPEDRPRVGTGFFVSADGFLVTNNHVVAEGGEVEVRLFDGRRLTAKVVGKDGRSDLALLKVDGGSFPTLPLGNSDAVEIGELVLAVGNPFGLEATVTIGLVSRKGRGMGGSGPFDDFIQTDAAINPGNSGGPLVNIRGEVIGINTAVIPNRSIGFAIPVNLVKTVLPALKEKGRVAWGFLGVGVQNMTPAVARALGKKETEGVLVNNVMPGLPAETAGVRRGDLILGFNGIPVKDVAALQRAVSLTAVGTAAEVELLREGALRTLTVTVAEFRQAAAEAPVPAPRAEAALGLIVEELDGEKAKKFKVKEEEGLVVAEVQEGGPAAAAGLRVGDLVAEVNRTEVRALGEYRRALKMERGEVNLLLIKRGDAYVYVALEAKG, encoded by the coding sequence ATGCGGACGCCGATACGCTCCCACTCCCCGCTGAGGCTCCCGATGGTTGTGGTCGCCGCCCTCCTGGGGGTGGCGCTCCTGCGGCCGGGAGCGTCCGCCGCGCCCCTCTTCACGGAGGGGGCGGGGGCGGGGCAGGCTCCGCCGGACCTGCGCGGCCTCAACCTGGCGCTCACCGGCCTGGTCCGCCAGGTCCGTCCGGCCGTGGTCCGGATCGGCGTGACCAACGGCCCGGTCGCCGAGCGGCCGACCCCGGAACAGTCCCCCGCTCCGCCGGAGGACCGGCCCCGGGTGGGGACCGGGTTCTTCGTCAGCGCCGACGGCTTCCTGGTCACCAACAACCACGTGGTGGCCGAGGGAGGGGAGGTGGAGGTTCGCCTCTTCGACGGCCGGCGCCTGACGGCGAAGGTCGTCGGGAAGGACGGCCGGAGCGACCTGGCGCTCCTCAAGGTGGACGGCGGCTCGTTCCCGACCCTTCCGCTGGGCAACTCGGACGCCGTCGAGATCGGCGAGCTGGTGCTGGCGGTGGGCAACCCCTTCGGCCTGGAGGCCACCGTCACCATTGGCCTCGTCAGCCGGAAGGGGCGGGGGATGGGGGGGAGCGGCCCCTTCGACGACTTCATTCAGACCGACGCCGCCATCAATCCCGGCAACTCCGGCGGCCCCCTGGTGAACATCCGGGGCGAGGTGATCGGGATCAACACGGCCGTCATCCCCAACCGGAGCATCGGCTTCGCCATTCCGGTCAACCTGGTCAAGACCGTCCTGCCGGCACTCAAGGAGAAGGGCCGGGTGGCGTGGGGCTTCCTGGGCGTCGGGGTACAGAACATGACACCGGCGGTGGCCCGGGCGCTCGGGAAGAAGGAGACCGAAGGAGTGCTGGTGAATAACGTCATGCCCGGGCTGCCGGCCGAGACGGCAGGGGTCCGCCGCGGGGACCTCATCCTGGGGTTCAACGGCATCCCCGTAAAGGACGTGGCGGCGCTCCAGCGCGCGGTGAGCCTGACCGCCGTGGGGACGGCGGCGGAGGTGGAGCTGCTGCGGGAGGGCGCGCTCCGCACCCTCACGGTGACGGTCGCGGAGTTCCGGCAGGCCGCGGCCGAGGCGCCGGTGCCGGCGCCTCGAGCGGAGGCGGCGCTGGGACTGATCGTGGAAGAGCTCGACGGCGAGAAGGCCAAGAAGTTCAAGGTGAAGGAGGAGGAGGGGCTGGTGGTGGCCGAGGTCCAGGAGGGGGGGCCGGCGGCTGCGGCGGGCCTTCGGGTGGGGGACCTGGTGGCGGAGGTGAACCGGACGGAGGTCCGCGCGCTGGGAGAGTACCGCCGGGCCCTGAAGATGGAAAGGGGGGAGGTGAACCTCCTCCTGATCAAGCGGGGGGATGCGTACGTGTACGTGGCGCTAGAGGCCAAGGGGTAG